The genome window CAGACGCACTGGAGGGGGGTGGCCCCGCAGAGGCCCCCAGCCTGTGGGGCTCTGCTACCAGACGCGCTGGAGACCCAGTGGGCCCAGCTCTGCTGCGCTGCGGGGGCCTCTACCAGGCCTGGGGCTGCTGGGGGGCGCTGGGCGCCTCTGCCGCCCCCATGCCCTGCACCGCCTCACAGCACCCTCAGTGAGCAGGGCTGGCTGCCTGCCTGCATTGGGAGGGCCTCTCGGGGTTCAGGGGCACTGGGCCCGAGGGAGAGGCTGCTTTGGCGCTGCTGCCCTGGGGGATGTGCAGGGAGGCCCTGAGTCAACCCTGTCCCAGACATCCCCTTTGATGAGGGAACAAAAGGTCTTTCAGTGGAGAGAGCTGAACAGGGAGCCTAGTGGTGGAGGCGTGTGGGCGCAGTGTGCCAGGGGCTGGAGAATCCCACCAGGGAGGCCTTGTCCTCCCCAAGGCAGGGAGGCCTTTGGGGAACCAGGCTGCCTGGCATGGCCCCTACCCCCTTCAGGCCATTGCTGGTGAGGGGCAGCATGGCCCTGGGCAAGCCCTTGtgctgcctgccttggccaccctgGGCTCTGGACCAGGGTAAGAGAACCTGGGGAGGGAAGGGCTGGCCCTGGACCTGCGTCCCCCACTAAGCCTCATCCTTTCAGGTCGCTGGGGATCTTACCTGCTGCAGGCAGCTCCCCCGGGGCAGGCGCGGCAAGGCGGGGCAGCCTTGGTTCCAGCTGCTGTGCCCCCCAGCACACGCTCAACTTGCCCCTCTGCTCCTGTCCTCCAGAGTCTCCCCATGCTGTGCTGTGGGGCAGGGGGTGCTAGgctctgtctggtcctgggctggaCGCAGTCCCCTGCTGGGCCGATCCTTCTGAGGAGGCTACAGCTAGGTGGTGTGGGCAGCAGGCTCCGAGGCCTCCGATGTGACCTCTCGTCCTGCGGGGCTGGGCGCCCCAGTCATGGGGGGTTCCTTGCCTGTGGGTAGTGCCCTCCAGAGCCAGGgccccagcccctcaccccacCGGTGTCCCCCACCGTCATCAGCTCACACCCATACTCGTCTGTGGAGCCTTCCGGGTCAGCAGACTGTAGAGATGGTGGTGTCCTGGCCCAGGACCGGGCAGCTCTGAATAAAACCTGGGGTTCTTGCTATACCCAGCACTGCGTTCCGCTGGAGGAAGGTCAGAGGGTGCAGAGGGGCTTAGAACTGGCATCCCTTCCACCTGGTGtgccctgcccacctcccaaaaGGATGTGGCTCCCAGGTGTGAGTGGAGCCTCCCTGAGGGCCGGTTCGAGGGCAGCAGTGAAGTCAGCTCTCTGCCCCCAGGTGGTGGTGCCCACCCGCGTGGGGCAGGGCTATGTATATGAGGCCGCCCAGCCGGAGCAGGACGAGTACGACATCCCGCGACACCTGCTGGTCCCGGGGTCACAGGACATCTATGATGTGCCCCCGGTTCGGGGGCTGCTTCCCAGCCAGTATGGCCAGGAGGTAGGTGTGGGGTGTGCAGCAGGGGGAGGGCAGGGCGGCGAGTCTGTGCCTCTGCTTGACCCTGGGCAAGGAGCTGCATCTTCTCAGCCCTGGCCAGGCCTGGGGGTGGTGCTGCAGGGTTTCTGCCTTTCCCATTCCCCCCGCGCCATTAACCCTGCACTGTTTCTGCCCCCAGGTGTATGACACGCCCCCCATGGCTGTCAAGGGTCCCAATGGCCGAGACCCGTTGCTGGAGGTGTATGACGTGCCCCCCAGCGTGGAGAAGGGCCTGCCACTGTCCAGCCACCACGCGGTGAGCAAATGCCAGGGCCAGGCTGAGACTGTGGGGTGTCTGGGTGTGTGCACTGGGGTGCTGACCAGTGTCTTCGGGGCTCGGGGTGGCAGCAGGAAGAGACTGGCTCCAGACCCGGGTTCTGCTCCTCACTGGATCGTTGACAAAAGAGGAAACCTAGCTctcttctgagcctcagcttcttcgTCTGTAGAACCGCCTGTGGCAAGGCCTTCCCCATGAGCTCCTGAGAGGGTATCTGCAAGGTGACCACAGGGTGTGTCATGTCACCTGAGATACTTCCAAGAGTGAAGGGGGGACTAGTAATTATGTGGGAGCATCAGGGACAAACCAGGACTGTCCGGGGCAAACCAGAATTTGGTCCCCTGATAATATTTGCAGAGCTCAGTCACACACCTGCTGCAGAGTGGAAAGTTCACacgtggtggtggtgatgaaatcATGATatgatggtggtggcagtggcagtaTGAGAGTTAACCTTTCAGTGAGTCTGAGGTGACACAATTATGTGAATTAACACGTGGAATTCCTTGAGAGGAAGCTCTCCCACCTTCAGGTACAGGGGTGGTCACCTGGCTCTAGAGCCGGCTCGTCCCAGAGCTGTCATGGATGGGAATCGTGAAGGATGTGTATGCCGGGGctgcgtgtgtgcctgtgtgtgtgtacatttgtgtGGCTGGATACTGCCCCCAGCCTCGGGTGGGCAGATGGACGGATGGACAGCCTTGACTGCTGCTTGTTCCCCAGGTCTATGACGTTCCTCCATCGGTGAGCAAGGATGTGCCTGATGGCCCGCTGCTCCGTGAGGAGACCTACGATGTGCCCCCCGCCTTCGCCAAGGCCAAGCCCTTTGACCCGGCCCGCACCCCACTGGTGCTGGCTGTGCCCCCTCCAGACTCCCCGCCAGCCGAGGACGTGTATGACGTGCCGCCCCCGGCTCCTGACCTCTACGACGTGCCCCCTGGCTTGCGGCGGCCTGGCCCGGGCACCCTGTATGATGTGCCCCGTGAACGGGTGCTTCCTCCTGAGGTGGCTGATGGTGGCGCGGTTGACAACGGTGTCTATGCGGTGCCTCCCCCAGCTGAACGTGAAGCCCCGGCGGATGGCAAGCGCCTTTCGGCCTCCAGCACTGGCAGCACACGTAGCAGCCAGTCCGCATCCTCCTTGGAGGTGGCGGGGCCGGGCCGGGAACCCCTGGAGCTGGAAGTCGCCGTGGAGGCCCTGGCACGGCTGCAGCAGGGTGTGAGCACCACCGTTGCCCACCTTCTGGACCTGGCAGGCAGCGCCGGTGGGACTGGGAGCTGGCGTAACCCCTCTGAGCCACAGGAGCCGCTGGTGCAGGACCTGCAGGCTGCTGTGGCTGCCGTCCAGAGTGCCGTCCACGAGCTGCTGGAGTTTGCCCGCAGCGCTGTGGGCAATGCTGCCCACACATCTGACCGTGCCCTGCATGCCAAGCTTAGCCGGCAACTGCAGAAGATGGAGGACGTGCACCAGACGCTGGTGGCACACGGTCAGGCTCTCGACGCTGGCCGGGGAGGCTCTGGAGCCACCCCTGAGGACCTGGACCGGCTGGTGGCGTGCTCGCGGGCTGTGCCCGAGGACGCCAAGCAGCTGGCCTCCTTCCTGCACGGCAATGCCTCGCTGCTCTTCAGACGGACCAAGGCCCCTGCTCCAGGGCCCGAGGGGGGTGGCGCCCTGTACCCCAACCCCACTGACAAGACCAGCAGCATCCAGTCACGGCCCCTGCCCTCACCCCCTAAGTTCACCTCCCAGGACTCGCCGGATGGGCAGTACGAGAACAGCGAGGGGGGCTGGATGGAGGACTATGACTACGTCCACCTGCAGGTGGGTGCCGCCTGCCCAGTCCCGGCTCCTCTTCTGCCACACGGGGCTCCGGTGCTTAGGGGGAGATTTGTTCCCAGCTGGGCCTGGTCCCTGGCAAGGCCCTGTACCCTCCTGTCATTCTGACCTTCCTCACCACACATTGGCCCCATGTGCTAGCATGGCTGTGTCATCGAGTCCTTCGTTGAGTCCCTCGGGCTGGTGTCTCCGGTGACCAGCAGCAGTGACTGTTGTGTGTTGGGAGACAGATCTGCAGAAATGTGTACGCAGAGAAAGATCCTCTGAGGGTGGGGGAGCAGCAGGAGGTGGTAGGAGGTGGCTGGGACTGCTCCTCCCAGGCCAGGCCCTGGAGCAGAGGCCTGGGTGCCAGCCGGGTGGGAGTCCCGGTGAGGAACATTCCAGGCTGAGCTGGGCCAGAGAGGCATCCAGGAGCAGGGAACAGGTGGCCAGGCCTTTAGGCCAACAGGGAGAGATTGGGTTTGATTCCTGGTGTGGGAGCCTAGGCGGGCAGGGTGGAGCTTGTGGCCTTTCTGCAGGTGG of Rhinopithecus roxellana isolate Shanxi Qingling chromosome 20, ASM756505v1, whole genome shotgun sequence contains these proteins:
- the BCAR1 gene encoding breast cancer anti-estrogen resistance protein 1 isoform X1 is translated as MSVPNVLAKALYDNVAESPDELSFRKGDIMTVLEQDTQGLDGWWLCSLHGRQGIVPGNRLKILVGMYDKKPAGPGPGPPTIPAQSQPGLHAPAPPASQYTPMLPTTYQPQPDSVYLVPTPSKAQQGLYQAPGPSPQFQSPPAKQTSTFSKQTPHHQFPSPATDLYQVPPGPGGPAQDIYQVPPSAGMGHDIYQVPPSMDTRSWEGTKPPAKVVVPTRVGQGYVYEAAQPEQDEYDIPRHLLVPGSQDIYDVPPVRGLLPSQYGQEVYDTPPMAVKGPNGRDPLLEVYDVPPSVEKGLPLSSHHAVYDVPPSVSKDVPDGPLLREETYDVPPAFAKAKPFDPARTPLVLAVPPPDSPPAEDVYDVPPPAPDLYDVPPGLRRPGPGTLYDVPRERVLPPEVADGGAVDNGVYAVPPPAEREAPADGKRLSASSTGSTRSSQSASSLEVAGPGREPLELEVAVEALARLQQGVSTTVAHLLDLAGSAGGTGSWRNPSEPQEPLVQDLQAAVAAVQSAVHELLEFARSAVGNAAHTSDRALHAKLSRQLQKMEDVHQTLVAHGQALDAGRGGSGATPEDLDRLVACSRAVPEDAKQLASFLHGNASLLFRRTKAPAPGPEGGGALYPNPTDKTSSIQSRPLPSPPKFTSQDSPDGQYENSEGGWMEDYDYVHLQGKEEFEKTQKELLEKGSITRQGKSQLELQQLKQFERLEQEVSRPIDHDLANWTPAQPLAPGRTGGLGPSDRQLLLFYLEQCEANLTTLTNAVDAFFTAVATNQPPKIFVAHSKFVILSAHKLVFIGDTLSRQAKAADVRSQVTHYSNLLCDLLRGIVATTKAAALQYPSPSAAQDMVERVKELGHSTQQFRRVLGQLAAA
- the BCAR1 gene encoding breast cancer anti-estrogen resistance protein 1 isoform X4, encoding MPTKPFLSSALLSWKVLDFSGPGPQETGQPRSCGHWTDGQGEPPEPAGGPNVLAKALYDNVAESPDELSFRKGDIMTVLEQDTQGLDGWWLCSLHGRQGIVPGNRLKILVGMYDKKPAGPGPGPPTIPAQSQPGLHAPAPPASQYTPMLPTTYQPQPDSVYLVPTPSKAQQGLYQAPGPSPQFQSPPAKQTSTFSKQTPHHQFPSPATDLYQVPPGPGGPAQDIYQVPPSAGMGHDIYQVPPSMDTRSWEGTKPPAKVVVPTRVGQGYVYEAAQPEQDEYDIPRHLLVPGSQDIYDVPPVRGLLPSQYGQEVYDTPPMAVKGPNGRDPLLEVYDVPPSVEKGLPLSSHHAVYDVPPSVSKDVPDGPLLREETYDVPPAFAKAKPFDPARTPLVLAVPPPDSPPAEDVYDVPPPAPDLYDVPPGLRRPGPGTLYDVPRERVLPPEVADGGAVDNGVYAVPPPAEREAPADGKRLSASSTGSTRSSQSASSLEVAGPGREPLELEVAVEALARLQQGVSTTVAHLLDLAGSAGGTGSWRNPSEPQEPLVQDLQAAVAAVQSAVHELLEFARSAVGNAAHTSDRALHAKLSRQLQKMEDVHQTLVAHGQALDAGRGGSGATPEDLDRLVACSRAVPEDAKQLASFLHGNASLLFRRTKAPAPGPEGGGALYPNPTDKTSSIQSRPLPSPPKFTSQDSPDGQYENSEGGWMEDYDYVHLQGKEEFEKTQKELLEKGSITRQGKSQLELQQLKQFERLEQEVSRPIDHDLANWTPAQPLAPGRTGGLGPSDRQLLLFYLEQCEANLTTLTNAVDAFFTAVATNQPPKIFVAHSKFVILSAHKLVFIGDTLSRQAKAADVRSQVTHYSNLLCDLLRGIVATTKAAALQYPSPSAAQDMVERVKELGHSTQQFRRVLGQLAAA
- the BCAR1 gene encoding breast cancer anti-estrogen resistance protein 1 isoform X2 yields the protein MNHLNVLAKALYDNVAESPDELSFRKGDIMTVLEQDTQGLDGWWLCSLHGRQGIVPGNRLKILVGMYDKKPAGPGPGPPTIPAQSQPGLHAPAPPASQYTPMLPTTYQPQPDSVYLVPTPSKAQQGLYQAPGPSPQFQSPPAKQTSTFSKQTPHHQFPSPATDLYQVPPGPGGPAQDIYQVPPSAGMGHDIYQVPPSMDTRSWEGTKPPAKVVVPTRVGQGYVYEAAQPEQDEYDIPRHLLVPGSQDIYDVPPVRGLLPSQYGQEVYDTPPMAVKGPNGRDPLLEVYDVPPSVEKGLPLSSHHAVYDVPPSVSKDVPDGPLLREETYDVPPAFAKAKPFDPARTPLVLAVPPPDSPPAEDVYDVPPPAPDLYDVPPGLRRPGPGTLYDVPRERVLPPEVADGGAVDNGVYAVPPPAEREAPADGKRLSASSTGSTRSSQSASSLEVAGPGREPLELEVAVEALARLQQGVSTTVAHLLDLAGSAGGTGSWRNPSEPQEPLVQDLQAAVAAVQSAVHELLEFARSAVGNAAHTSDRALHAKLSRQLQKMEDVHQTLVAHGQALDAGRGGSGATPEDLDRLVACSRAVPEDAKQLASFLHGNASLLFRRTKAPAPGPEGGGALYPNPTDKTSSIQSRPLPSPPKFTSQDSPDGQYENSEGGWMEDYDYVHLQGKEEFEKTQKELLEKGSITRQGKSQLELQQLKQFERLEQEVSRPIDHDLANWTPAQPLAPGRTGGLGPSDRQLLLFYLEQCEANLTTLTNAVDAFFTAVATNQPPKIFVAHSKFVILSAHKLVFIGDTLSRQAKAADVRSQVTHYSNLLCDLLRGIVATTKAAALQYPSPSAAQDMVERVKELGHSTQQFRRVLGQLAAA
- the BCAR1 gene encoding breast cancer anti-estrogen resistance protein 1 isoform X3, which codes for MTVLEQDTQGLDGWWLCSLHGRQGIVPGNRLKILVGMYDKKPAGPGPGPPTIPAQSQPGLHAPAPPASQYTPMLPTTYQPQPDSVYLVPTPSKAQQGLYQAPGPSPQFQSPPAKQTSTFSKQTPHHQFPSPATDLYQVPPGPGGPAQDIYQVPPSAGMGHDIYQVPPSMDTRSWEGTKPPAKVVVPTRVGQGYVYEAAQPEQDEYDIPRHLLVPGSQDIYDVPPVRGLLPSQYGQEVYDTPPMAVKGPNGRDPLLEVYDVPPSVEKGLPLSSHHAVYDVPPSVSKDVPDGPLLREETYDVPPAFAKAKPFDPARTPLVLAVPPPDSPPAEDVYDVPPPAPDLYDVPPGLRRPGPGTLYDVPRERVLPPEVADGGAVDNGVYAVPPPAEREAPADGKRLSASSTGSTRSSQSASSLEVAGPGREPLELEVAVEALARLQQGVSTTVAHLLDLAGSAGGTGSWRNPSEPQEPLVQDLQAAVAAVQSAVHELLEFARSAVGNAAHTSDRALHAKLSRQLQKMEDVHQTLVAHGQALDAGRGGSGATPEDLDRLVACSRAVPEDAKQLASFLHGNASLLFRRTKAPAPGPEGGGALYPNPTDKTSSIQSRPLPSPPKFTSQDSPDGQYENSEGGWMEDYDYVHLQGKEEFEKTQKELLEKGSITRQGKSQLELQQLKQFERLEQEVSRPIDHDLANWTPAQPLAPGRTGGLGPSDRQLLLFYLEQCEANLTTLTNAVDAFFTAVATNQPPKIFVAHSKFVILSAHKLVFIGDTLSRQAKAADVRSQVTHYSNLLCDLLRGIVATTKAAALQYPSPSAAQDMVERVKELGHSTQQFRRVLGQLAAA